In Aulosira sp. FACHB-615, the DNA window TATCGCTGGTTACTTCATACCAAAAATTCAATATCGCATCTTTGGCAGATTGTAATATAGCGATATCACTAGTCAACCCGACTAATTCGGTATCTACTTCTGGATAGCGCAAAGTTTTGCCTTTGACTGTCATTTCGCGCCAGACAATACCGGAAACATGATTTTCTCTTTGATAATCGTGAATAGCTGCTTTAAAATCTTGATAGGCAGTAAACTTTTGGAACCCCTCGGTTCTGATAAACTGGTCTATTACAGGATTGCCAGAGACTGTTACCTCTAACTTCAGACGCTCTCCTTTTAGACAAGCTTGGCGTTCGGCTGCCAAAATTTGGATTAGCTCTTCGGTAGTGTAAACTTTTGACATCAGTTATTAGTCAAGGGTCAATAGTTTTGAACTTGAGACTATGAATTTGCGCTTTTGTGAAAATCGGTTATTTAAACATTATCCTTTGCTTGATTGGTGATGCAGTAGCCCACAGTACTAAAAATTAGGGTAGACCATCTGAGTCTACCCTGGCAGTTATTTGGCTAACTCACTGCTAAATTCATTAAAAGAACGGCGCTTTAATTGTACAGATTCAGCACGGGGTAATAAATCAAACACTTCGCGGAATTTATCATCTATTTCCTCAAAGGGTACTTGACCTTTTTTGTTTAACAATACTTGCCCTGATTGATTAAACACTACAACTTGAGGCACACCCCCAGAATAGTAATATCCTGGTTCCGTGGGATCATATTTTTCTTTTACTGGAATTGTATCAACATCAATCGGGATGATCTCTGCTACTCGTCCGTAAAACTCTTGGACGCGAGAAATTACAATGGCATATTTTTTGCAATCGCTACTGTCATCTACATAAAATGCTAAAAATGCAGGTTTATGTTCTGTTAAAGTCTGTGCGAGTGTCTGTCTGGGTGGAACT includes these proteins:
- a CDS encoding thylakoid membrane photosystem I accumulation factor; this encodes MNITKLFFLQKRMADWRRLISKCLLLLVCLLMFSIQPAYAGINDDNYDGNMFVVYAGNGSLVPPRQTLAQTLTEHKPAFLAFYVDDSSDCKKYAIVISRVQEFYGRVAEIIPIDVDTIPVKEKYDPTEPGYYYSGGVPQVVVFNQSGQVLLNKKGQVPFEEIDDKFREVFDLLPRAESVQLKRRSFNEFSSELAK